In Clostridium omnivorum, the DNA window AGTAGCTATGTCTATACTTTCAATTTTCATTTCTAATAATGTAAAAAAGACAATAACAAGCAATCAAATATATTTTAATAGGAAAATTATTGATGATACCGATGAATATTTCAAGGAGCAGTATGAGAGCTCTAAATTACTCATGAACAGTCTTTATTCAAAACCTCTGGAAATTAGAGATACTGTGAGATTTTTAAGCAGCGATTACCAAGACTATATAAAAAACAGATTGGATAATTATTATAACTATGAAGGATATGTTTATGGGGGTATAAATTCCTACGTTAAAAGCTGTTTCAATTTTAATAGCAATATTGAAAACGTTATTTTTTATAGCTTCTCAAATGATAGGCTGGCTATTTTTGATGAGAATGGCGGTGTAAAGTATATTTATGATATCAGTAAAAAGATTTCAGTGGATGAAAATCAGGAGAAAAACGAAAAGGCATTAGTAAGTTTATTAGAATCAAAGGATGATAAAAATCAAAAACATTTTTACTATACGTTTAGTCAAATAAAGAATCCTGATAAGCTGGATACAGTTGGTACAATGATTATACAGCATAAGCTAGATAGATTAAATTATATATTTAAAAGCTATGAAAAATCTAAAAGCAATGTAATTGTTATAAATAAAAATGGCCAGGTTATTTATGATTCATCTGGAAAATACAACAATACAGCCTATCCTTATAATGATATGCTTAAGACTACTGATAAGCCAGTAATGCTTGATAAATTGAGTTATTTAGATATGGCAACCAGTAGTTTGGATGTTATTGTGCTGGGCATATTGCCAGTGGATGATGTAATGGATGGAAATGCCTTTATTATCAATACAAGCTATATAGTAGCTTTGTTATTAATTATAATAGCGGAGATAATAGTTTTCCTCAAAATAGAGTCTCTCTCAAAAAGGGTTAATAATATAATAATTGCTATGAAGGAGGTTCAAAAAGGAAATTTTAAGGTAAAGATAAGTACGGGTAATGAAGATGATGAGTTTTCTATGATTTCAGAAAGCTTTAATGATATGTGTGAAAAGTTAGATAATTATGTAAACAGGGTATACCTTTCTGAAATTAAGCAAAAGAATGCGGAAATGATGGCTTTACAAAGTCAGATAAATCCTCATTTTTTATATAATTCTTTAGAGTCTATAAGAATGAAGGCAATAAGCAATGGGGATAAGGAAAGTGGGAAAATGCTCTATAATCTTGCTGTACTCTATCGTAACATGGTTAAAGGAAAGACATATATACCTATAAAGCAGGAACTATACCACTGCAAGCTCTATCTAGAACTATTTAAATTTAGGTATCTTGATAAGTTTGATTATTTTATAGAGGTCCCTGAAGAACTAGAGGATAAGGAAATAATTAAATTTTCTCTTCAACCTATAATTGAGAACTTTATTATTCATGGAATAGATATGGACAGGGAGGACAACTATATTTTAATTACTGTAGAGCAGCAGAATGAGGATATAATACTTCATATTGAAGACAACGGCACCGGAATCAGTGAGGAGAAGATTCAGGAACTTAATACTAGAATGGAGAACTTAGAACATAGTGATTCCATTGGCTTATTAAATGTCCATGAAAGAATAAGATATGCTTACGGAGATAAATATGGATTGTTAGTTGAAGGTCGTAATAAAGGGGGTACCATTATCAGCATAACAATTCCAATTAAAGAGATACAAGAGATATAAAAGGTGTCTAACCATTAGCAATTCTTGAGTTCATATGAGGGGAAAAGGATTAATAATCCTTTAGTGCATGGGATGATTATAAGGAGGGTTAAAATGTATAAGGTAATGCTTGTTGATGATGAAGCTTTAATATTAAATGGACTGAAAGCTTTGATAGAATGGGAAGAGTTAGGGCTTAGCATTGAATATACCGCCTTAAATGGAGAAGAAGCTTTACAAAAGTTTAAGGAAAATCCAGTTGAAATAATTGTAACGGATATAACTATGCCTAAAATGAATGGATTAGAGCTAATAAAGAAAATAAAAGAAATTAATAGCAGTACAAAATTTATTATACTTAGCGGTTATGATGAATTTAGTTACGCAAAACAAGCTATAGCTTTAGGAATTGAAAATTACATTTTAAAACCTATAAATGAGGAAGAGTTGGAGGCTACCTTAGAAAATATAATCAATAAGCTTAAGGTTAGCACGGAAGTACCAGTTTTAGAGGGGAAAAAGCTAGAGATACTTAGAGAAAATATATTGTATAGATGGGTGATAAATAGCATAAGTATAAACGAACTTGAGGAAAGAGATTTTATTTTGGGACTTTCACTTAATTTAAATTTCTACACTGCTGCTGTTTTAAAGCTTTATAATGAAATGCTTCAGCCAGGGGATATTTATAGTGTATATAGCTATATAAAATCTGAGACTGAAGAGTGGAAAAGTTGTACTGTTTTTAGAGATTTGCATAATAATATTATTTTTCTTAAAGGGGGCAGTTTGGAGGAGTGTAATTACCTTAAGGAACAAA includes these proteins:
- a CDS encoding sensor histidine kinase is translated as MKFFSNKVFRRVFLFYSAVIIVAMSILSIFISNNVKKTITSNQIYFNRKIIDDTDEYFKEQYESSKLLMNSLYSKPLEIRDTVRFLSSDYQDYIKNRLDNYYNYEGYVYGGINSYVKSCFNFNSNIENVIFYSFSNDRLAIFDENGGVKYIYDISKKISVDENQEKNEKALVSLLESKDDKNQKHFYYTFSQIKNPDKLDTVGTMIIQHKLDRLNYIFKSYEKSKSNVIVINKNGQVIYDSSGKYNNTAYPYNDMLKTTDKPVMLDKLSYLDMATSSLDVIVLGILPVDDVMDGNAFIINTSYIVALLLIIIAEIIVFLKIESLSKRVNNIIIAMKEVQKGNFKVKISTGNEDDEFSMISESFNDMCEKLDNYVNRVYLSEIKQKNAEMMALQSQINPHFLYNSLESIRMKAISNGDKESGKMLYNLAVLYRNMVKGKTYIPIKQELYHCKLYLELFKFRYLDKFDYFIEVPEELEDKEIIKFSLQPIIENFIIHGIDMDREDNYILITVEQQNEDIILHIEDNGTGISEEKIQELNTRMENLEHSDSIGLLNVHERIRYAYGDKYGLLVEGRNKGGTIISITIPIKEIQEI